One genomic region from Leishmania braziliensis MHOM/BR/75/M2904 complete genome, chromosome 35 encodes:
- a CDS encoding putative actin-like protein yields the protein MQSQQRHYTASSTLCPTLSGADVTSTPVFILDLGSRTIKSGLHTATTPHLTPALAGTPKYPRCLPETSSSSDLSSSISTSRFVVGRDATARRSLLRLSRPIQHGGVIKDWAGARALLLQSIQNALTPPPLSPVARQSLVKEGEEVIYSLVESPFASRQQRARWAELLFESPGQEAVVTDGGKQQRVIPRAAGVFCGVGPLLALYATGQTTGLVIDVGDGAVSTAAAVDGYVLPQCLQREADSATGAVVTSYLTRLLYQSGVLGPAAVAPSLFGTTTSNLSNGAGAGTQQERELVYAIKEARCNVSATPLFSTKSSPATAGASAAATPSLDELNSALIAAAQRTQDSRFGGNGAAHAGAPSSRPFTLPDGRVVEVSAADAAQASEVLFYPVLMGSEGRGVVDVALDAVAAAPVDLQSQLLGNLVVTGGATCSTGFGCRFFKEMQQRVRGSAVLSTGGTSNQRLCVSAPEQRAYAAWMGASYVAQLSSFASSMVVTRAVYEEEGETALARKLLT from the coding sequence ATGCAGTCGCAACAGCGCCACTACACCGCGTCCTCCACACTCTGCCCGACACTTAGCGGTGCAGACGTCACCTCAACGCCGGTGTTCATTCTCGATCTGGGTAGCCGTACCATCAAGTCGGGCCTGCACACCGCTACAACCCCGCACCTCACACCCGCTCTTGCTGGCACCCCAAAGTACCCACGCTGTCTACCAGAGACGTCATCTTCCTCCGATCTAAGTagcagcatcagcaccaGCCGTTTCGTGGTAGGACGTGACGCTACCGCTCGACGCAGCCTTCTGCGGCTCAGTCGGCCCATTCAGCACGGAGGGGTCATCAAGGACTGGGCGGGCGCACGAGCTCTGTTGCTGCAAAGTATTCAGAATGCCCTGACCCCTCCGCCCTTGTCACCAGTGGCGCGGCAGTCTTTGGTGAAAGAGGGCGAAGAGGTGATCTACTCACTCGTCGAGAGCCCCTTTGCGtctcgacagcagcgagccAGGTGGGCAGAACTCCTCTTTGAAAGCCCTGGCCAGGAAGCCGTCGTGACCGATGGCGGCAAGCAGCAACGCGTGATTCCTCGTGCGGCCGGTGTGTTCTGCGGCGTGGGTCCGCTACTAGCCTTGTATGCCACCGGGCAAACAACCGGTCTCGTCATCGACGTCGGCGACGGTGCTGTtagcaccgccgcggcagtcGACGGCTATGTTCTGCCTCAGTGTCTCCAGCGAGAGGCAGACAGCGCAACAGGGGCGGTCGTTACGTCGTACTTGACGCGCTTGTTGTACCAAAGCGGCGTCCTCGgcccagctgctgtggcacCGTCGCTCTTTGGCACCACAACAAGCAACCTCAGTaacggtgctggcgccggCACCCAGCAGGAGCGCGAGCTGGTTTACGCAATCAAGGAGGCGCGCTGCAATGTATCTGCCACGCCGCTCTTTTCGACCAAGTCGTCCCCTGCCACGgcaggcgccagcgctgctgccacaccGTCTCTCGACGAGCTTAACTCTGCCCTGATTGCCGCTGCTCAGCGCACACAGGACAGCAGGTTTGGTGGCAATGGTGCAGCCCACGCCGGTGCCCCGTCCTCGCGCCCCTTCACTCTCCCAGACGGCCGAGTTGTGGAAGTtagcgctgcggatgccgcaCAAGCATCTGAGGTGCTCTTCTATCCAGTTCTTATGGGGAGTGAGGGCCGCGGCGTGGTTGACGTGGCGCTGGACGCTGTGGCCGCCGCCCCGGTGGACTTGCAGTCGCAGCTGCTTGGAAACCTTGTCGTGACGGGTGGTGCGACGTGCAGCACAGGTTTTGGATGCCGTTTCTTTaaggagatgcagcagcgtgtTCGCGGAAGTGCTGTATTGTCCACCGGCGGCACCTCGAATCAGCGCCTCTGTGTGTCCGCCCCAGAGCAACGCGCCTACGCAGCGTGGATGGGAGCCAGTTACGTGGCACAGCTATCGTCGTTTGCAAGCAGCATGGTCGTGACGCGCGCGGTCTATGAAGAAGAGGGTGAGACCGCCCTAGCAAGGAAACTGCTGACATAG
- a CDS encoding putative aspartate aminotransferase produces the protein MSAQSTMTTAEHWQMIEGQVPDAIFGLAKRAAAAKGPKANLVIGAYRDDNGIPYPLRVVRKAERLLIDMNPDYEYLPISGYQPFIDEAVKMVYGDAVELENLVAVQSLSGTGALSLGAKLLTYVYDAEKTPIYLSNPTWPNHNSIVKGAGWKNIHTYTYYDPKTVSLNFEGMKKDIQAAPNGSVFILHQCAHNPTGVDPSQEQWDEIAELMLAKHHQVFFDSAYQGYASGNLDEDAYAVRLFARRGIEVLLAQSFSKNMGLYNERTGTLSLLLKNKTKCADVKSVLESLIRSEYTCPPAHGARLVHLILSNSELRKEWEVELAAMAERIRTMRRIVYDELLRLQTPGSWEHVINQIGMFSFLGLSKERCQYCQDHNVFITLTGRANMAALTHETALLLAQTINDAVRSG, from the coding sequence ATGTCCGCACAGTCCACCATGACGACGGCGGAGCACTGGCAAATGATTGAAGGGCAAGTTCCTGATGCCATCTTTGGGCTTGCAAaacgcgccgccgccgccaaagGCCCCAAGGCTAACCTCGTCATCGGTGCCTACCGCGACGACAATGGCATTCCCTACCCTCTGCGCGTGGTCCGCAAAGCTGAGCGACTTCTTATAGACATGAATCCCGACTACGAGTACCTGCCCATCTCTGGCTACCAGCCCTTCATTGATGAGGCGGTAAAGATGGTGTACGGCGATGCCGTCGAGCTGGAGAACCTTGTTGCGGTGCAGTCGCTgagcggcaccggtgccctctctctcggtgcgAAGCTGCTGACTTACGTCTACGACGCTGAGAAGACGCCTATATACCTGTCCAACCCCACGTGGCCCAACCACAACTCCATCGTGAAGGGTGCTGGCTGGAAGAACATCCACACGTACACCTACTACGATCCTAAGACGGTAAGCCTGAACTTTGAGGGCATGAAGAAGGACATTCAGGCCGCGCCGAATGGATCCGTGTTCATTCTACACCAGTGCGCGCACAACCCCACTGGTGTGGACCCATCACAGGAGCAGTGGGATGAGATCGCGGAGCTGATGCTAGCCAAGCATCACCAGGTATTCTTCGACTCTGCTTACCAGGGCTATGCGAGCGGCAATCTCGACGAGGACGCGTACGCCGTCCGCCTGTTTGCACGGCGCGGTATCGAGGTACTGCTGGCACAGTCCTTCTCCAAGAACATGGGCCTGTACAACGAGCGCACTGGTACGTTGTCGCTGCTCCTCAAAAACAAGACTAAGTGCGCGGATGTGAAGAGCGTGTTGGAGTCGCTGATCCGTTCGGAGTACACCTGCCCCCCGGCTCATGGTGCCCGCTTGGTTCACCTCATCCTGAGCAACAGCGAGCTACGGAAGGAGTGGGAGGTGGAGCTGGCGGCCATGGCGGAGCGCATCCGCACGATGCGGCGGATTGTGTacgacgagctgctgcgcttgcaGACGCCGGGAAGCTGGGAACATGTGATCAACCAGATCGGCATGTTCTCCTTCCTCGGGCTGTCAAAGGAGCGCTGTCAGTACTGCCAGGACCACAACGTCTTCATCACACTGACGGGCCGCGCCAACATGGCGGCTCTGACACACGAGACggccctgctgctggccCAGACAATCAACGATGCTGTGCGGTCTGGATAA
- a CDS encoding NADH-dependent fumarate reductase-like protein — MGASAMATQRRCTVSDSHTGASIVVVNPEKAARERDRIARDLLTTNFPELHVNQRSVLLYKDVVHTVPYTLSIAVDGSVTRQDADPVVKAILSNCFTMVDTHLNSFNPDSEVSKVNRMPVGEKHVMSEHLCKVVKCCEEIYNISGSCFDPAAAPLVHRLRNAARRQDSTEADFMITAEVAGRFTLTNSFAINVKEGTIARKHEDAMLDLGGLNKGYTVDCVVDQLNAANFSDVLFEWGGDCRASGVNVQRQPWAVGVVRPPSVDEVVAASKSGKSVTMNAHSLGERSDEPAQSASAADGAAKPGHKTLLRVMSLSNEALCTSGDYENVLFVNALNRAVSSTYDWRHRCLIGPSQGGLAQVSVKCYSCLYADALATASFVKRNPVPIRYMLEHYRRDYNRVTDYTAYTREGERLAHMYEIACESPACRTERIAGSLPARVVVIGGGLAGCAAAIEAASCGATVILLEKEARLGGNSAKATSGINAWGTRTQAVNHVLDNCKFFERDTFLSGKGGHCDPGLVRTLSVKSAEAISWLESFGIPLTALYQLGGASRPRCHRAPDQKDGSPVPIGFTIMRHLENYIHTKLQGKVTILCETAVVSLLHDVSAMPDGSREIRVRGVRYKSTSDASEAVIDLPADAVVLATGGFSNDQTVNSLLREYAPNVYGTPTTNGAFATGDGVKMARQLGARLVDMDKVQLHPTGLIDPKDPSNRTKYLGPEALRGSGGILLNRNGERFVNELDLRSVVSQAINAQDDEYPNSGGSKFAYCVLSEEAAKLFGKNALTYYWKSQGLFTRVDNIKALAELIGCSVDNLHRTLETYEHQSTAKVACPLTGKLVFPSVVGTSGPYYVAYVTPSIHYTMGGCSISPAAELLMEDHSVNIFEDMRPILGLFGAGEVTGGVHGRNRLGGNSLLECVVFGKIAGDRAATILQKEKYGLSKDKWVPVVVRETRASDQFGVGSRVLHFNLPGATQTSGLTVGEFISIRGDWDGQHLIGYYSPISMPDDKGRISILARGDKGNLQEWVSSMRPGDSVEMKACGGLRIELKPQQKQMIYRKTVIRKLALIAGGSGVAPMLQIIKAALSRPYVDSIETIRLVYAAEDEYELTYRSLLKKYRTDNTEKFDCDFVLNNPPEGWTEGVGYVDRATLQSFLPPPSKGLLVAICGPPVMQHSVVADLLALGYSAETVRTIDEDRML, encoded by the coding sequence ATGGGTGCCTCCGCAAtggcgacgcagcggcgctgcacggTCTCCGACTCGCATACGGGTGCTTCCATAGTCGTCGTGAACCCTGAAAAGGCAGCTCGTGAGCGCGATCGCATTGCTCGCGACCTACTCACCACCAACTTTCCAGAGCTGCATGTCAACCAGCGCTCAGTGCTGTTGTACAAGGATGTGGTGCACACCGTTCCGTACACGCTTTCCATCGCTGTAGACGGCAGTGTCACTCGCCAAGATGCAGATCCTGTTGTGAAGGCCATTCTGAGCAACTGCTTCACCATGGTTGATACGCACCTCAACTCCTTCAATCCGGACAGCGAGGTGTCGAAGGTCAACAGGATGCCGGTGGGCGAGAAGCACGTCATGTCGGAGCATCTCTGCAAGGTGGTCAAATGCTGCGAAGAGATCTACAAcatcagcggcagctgcttcgacccggccgctgcaccgctggtGCACAGGCTTCGCAATGCCGCTCGCCGGCAAGATTCCACCGAGGCGGACTTCATGATCacagcagaggtggcggGACGCTTCACCCTGACGAACAGCTTTGCCATCAATGTCAAGGAAGGCACGATCGCACGCAAGCACGAAGACGCGATGCTGGACCTGGGTGGTCTGAACAAGGGCTACACCGTCGACTGTGTGGTGGATCAGCTGAATGCAGCCAATTTTTCTGACGTGCTGTTTGAGTGGGGCGGCGACTGTCGCGCCTCAGGTGTGAACGTACAGCGCCAGCCGTGGGCAGTCGGCGTTGTGCGTCCGCCATCGGTCGACGAGGTCGTGGCGGCTTCCAAGTCCGGCAAGTCGGTAACGATGAATGCCCACAGTCTCGGGGAGCGCTCAGATGAGCCGGCGCAGTCGGCGTCGGCCGCCGACGGGGCAGCCAAGCCTGGGCACAAGACGCTCCTACGCGTCATGTCGCTCAGCAACGAGGCACTCTGCACGAGCGGCGACTACGAGAACGTCCTCTTCGTTAACGCACTTAACCGCGCTGTTTCGAGCACGTACGACTGGCGTCACCGTTGCCTCATTGGACCCTCTCAGGGCGGCCTGGCCCAGGTTAGCGTCAAATGCTATTCCTGCCTCTATGCCGACGCACTCGCCACTGCGAGCTTCGTGAAGCGCAACCCCGTGCCCATACGGTACATGCTCGAGCACTATCGCCGTGATTACAACCGCGTGACCGACTACACTGCCTACACGCGTGAGGGGGAGCGGCTGGCGCACATGTACGAGATCGCGTGCGAGAGCCCGGCCTGCCGGACAGAGCGCATTGCAGGCTCACTGCCAGCGCGGGTAGTCGTGATCGGCGGCGGTCTTGCCGGGTGTGCCGCTGCGATTGAGGCAGCCAGCTGCGGTGCCACCGTGATTCTCCTAGAGAAGGAAGCGCGACTGGGTGGCAACAGTGCCAAGGCCACGTCTGGCATCAACGCCTGGGGCACCCGCACGCAGGCCGTGAATCACGTTCTCGACAACTGCAAGTTCTTTGAACGTGACACGTTCCTCTCCGGTAAGGGTGGTCACTGCGACCCAGGGCTTGTGCGCACCCTCTCTGTAAAGTCTGCCGAGGCAATTAGCTGGCTCGAGTCCTTCGGCATTCCGCTAACCGCCCTCTACCAACTTGGTGGGGCGAGCCGcccgcgctgccaccgcgcacCAGATCAAAAGGACGGCTCCCCGGTGCCCATTGGCTTCACAATCATGCGTCACCTGGAGAACTACATCCACACCAAGCTGCAGGGAAAGGTGACCATCTTGTGCGaaacggcggtggtgagccTCCTACACGACGTGAGTGCGATGCCGGACGGCAGCCGCGAGATTCGCGTGCGCGGTGTCCGCTACAAGTCGACGAGCGATGCGTCGGAGGCGGTGATCGATCTGCCGGCGGACGCCGTCGTGCTTGCCACCGGTGGCTTCTCAAACGATCAGACGGTCaactcgctgctgcgcgagtaCGCGCCAAACGTGTACggcacccccaccaccaacGGCGCGTTCGCCACCGGCGATGGCGTCAAGATGGCACGCCAGCTTGGCGCCAGGCTGGTGGACATGGAcaaggtgcagctgcacccgaCCGGTCTCATTGACCCCAAGGATCCGTCGAATCGCACCAAATACCTTGGCCCCGAGGCACTGCGCGGCTCCGGCGGTATCCTACTGAATCGCAACGGCGAGCGCTTTGTGAATGAGCTGGACCTGCGCTCCGTCGTGTCGCAGGCAATCAACGCGCAGGACGACGAGTACCCGAACTCGGGCGGCAGCAAGTTTGCGTACTGTGTGCTGAGCGAGGAGGCTGCCAAGCTGTTTGGCAAGAACGCCCTCACATACTACTGGAAATCGCAGGGCCTCTTCACCCGTGTTGACAACATAAAGGCGCTCGCGGAGCTCATCGGCTGCTCGGTTGACAACCTGCATCGCACTCTCGAGACATACGAGCACCAGAGCACCGCGAAGGTGGCCTGCCCGCTGACTGGCAAACTTGTGTTTCCGAGTGTGGTGGGCACCAGTGGCCCCTATTACGTGGCGTACGTCACGCCGTCGATTCACTACACCATGGGCGGCTGCTCCATCTCAccggcggcggagctgctcatGGAGGATCACTCCGTCAACATCTTCGAAGACATGCGCCCTATTCTTGGCCTCTTCGGCGCTGGCGAGGTGACTGGCGGCGTGCACGGCCGCAACCGTCTCGGCGGCAACTCTCTTTTGGAGTGCGTCGTTTTCGGCAAGATCGCTGGCGACCGCGCGGCTACAATTCTGCAGAAGGAGAAGTACGGGCTCAGCAAGGACAAGTGGgtgccggtggtggtgcgggaGACGAGGGCAAGTGACCAGTTCGGTGTCGGCTCGCGCGTGCTGCACTTCAACCTGCCCGGTGCGACACAAACATCCGGACTGACCGTCGGCGAGTTCATCAGCATCCGCGGTGACTGGGACGGCCAGCATCTGATCGGCTACTACAGCCCCATCAGCATGCCCGATGACAAGGGCCGCATCTCAATTCTGGCACGTGGTGACAAGGGCAACCTGCAGGAATGGGTCTCGTCCATGCGTCCTGGCGACTCAGTCGAGATGAAGGCCTGCGGCGGCCTCCGTATCGAGCTCAAGCCTCAGCAGAAGCAGATGATCTACCGCAAGACGGTCATCCGAAAACTGGCCCTCATCGCCGGTGGCTCCGGTGTGGCACCGATGCTGCAGATTATCAAGGCCGCGCTCAGTCGCCCCTATGTGGACAGCATAGAGACGATCCGTCTAGTGTACGCCGCCGAGGACGAGTATGAACTGACCTACCGCTCATTGTTGAAGAAGTACCGCACCGACAACACGGAGAAGTTCGACTGCGACTTCGTGCTCAACAACCCTCCCGAAGGTTGGACGGAGGGTGTGGGCTACGTCGACCGCGCCACGCTGCAGAGCTTTCTCCCGCCTCCGTCGAAGGGCCTGCTGGTAGCCATTTGCGGCCCACCGGTGATGCAGCACTCCGTTGTGGCGGACCTGCTGGCACTAGGCTATAGCGCCGAGACGGTGCGCACGATAGATGAGGATCGCATGCTCTAG